A region from the Halomarina litorea genome encodes:
- a CDS encoding lycopene cyclase domain-containing protein, protein MDPSVPVDIGVFGPYTYLVTEVLWAGVALALLAYSGAWRAAARTTLVLYPFAYVWDWYTLTVGVFAIPLRTGVDLLGIPIEEHVFMLLIPTMVVATHESLGKKFGEAGGSRHRPE, encoded by the coding sequence ATGGACCCCTCGGTTCCCGTGGACATCGGCGTCTTCGGCCCCTACACCTACCTCGTGACCGAGGTGCTCTGGGCGGGTGTCGCCCTCGCCCTCCTCGCGTACTCGGGGGCGTGGCGCGCGGCCGCCCGCACGACGCTCGTCCTCTACCCCTTCGCGTACGTCTGGGACTGGTACACGCTGACGGTGGGCGTCTTCGCCATCCCCCTGCGGACGGGGGTGGACCTGCTCGGCATCCCCATCGAGGAGCACGTCTTCATGCTCCTGATTCCGACGATGGTCGTGGCGACCCACGAGAGTCTCGGGAAGAAGTTCGGCGAGGCCGGCGGGTCGAGGCACCGACCCGAGTAG
- a CDS encoding glycoside hydrolase family 15 protein gives MEYRPLESYGVVGNRETCALVGPDGSVDWFCLPHLASGSVFARLLDPETGGGFDVRPIGDFEARHDYLPDTAVLRTTFETPDGEATLTDFMPAHDAEGGDAEPLDGPDGAFFRRATCESGEVTLDVGFHPRFDYARSETTVTDCEGGYRATGEGETLTLLTDADLTTDGADATGSVRLSAGESCWFVLVPGDAPESVSGAVGERALARTVAEWREWARSGRVDGLGDHRDVVVRSALTLRLLADRTTGAIAAAPTTSLPEDVGGVRNWDYRFHWLRDASICSRALARLGYTEVAHANVQWWLDHLREHGPEREDMLFRPLYDLGEADGTEEVELDHLAGYRDSRPVRIGNGARDQRQLDIYGELLLTVDELVDRGVALTPEEWSAVHEVVEHVCAMWTEPDYGIWEVRSTPEHFVHSQVMCWATVDRGIAVAEAVGVTPPDHWHETRAAIKERVLSEGFNEELNSFVRSFEATDALDAACLRIPQVGFLPADDERVQGTIDAVLDRLVVGEGLVQRYEGPDGLSGEDHAFVLCTFWLVDALARAGRVAAARETLSAILDRSSSLDLFAEEIDPLSGEHRGNFPLGFAHAGLVSSVLRLTDADRTLADAEAHRSDAATDD, from the coding sequence ATGGAGTATCGGCCTCTCGAGTCCTACGGCGTCGTCGGCAACCGAGAGACGTGTGCGCTCGTCGGTCCCGACGGCAGTGTCGACTGGTTCTGCCTCCCCCACCTGGCGTCGGGGAGTGTCTTCGCACGACTGCTCGACCCGGAGACCGGCGGTGGGTTCGACGTCCGGCCCATCGGCGACTTCGAAGCGCGCCACGACTACCTCCCGGACACGGCCGTCCTCCGGACGACGTTCGAGACACCGGACGGCGAGGCGACCCTCACCGACTTCATGCCCGCCCACGACGCGGAAGGTGGGGACGCCGAACCCCTCGACGGGCCCGACGGCGCGTTCTTCCGGCGGGCGACGTGCGAGTCGGGGGAGGTGACGCTCGACGTGGGCTTCCACCCGCGGTTCGACTACGCCCGCTCCGAGACGACGGTCACCGACTGCGAGGGCGGGTACCGGGCGACCGGGGAGGGGGAGACGCTCACCCTCCTGACCGACGCCGACCTGACGACGGACGGCGCCGACGCGACCGGGTCGGTTCGGCTCTCCGCCGGGGAGTCGTGCTGGTTCGTCCTCGTCCCCGGCGACGCCCCGGAGTCGGTGTCGGGTGCGGTCGGCGAGCGCGCCCTCGCACGGACCGTCGCCGAGTGGCGCGAGTGGGCCCGGTCGGGCCGTGTCGACGGCCTCGGGGACCACCGCGACGTCGTCGTCCGGTCGGCGCTGACCCTCCGCCTGCTGGCCGACCGGACGACGGGCGCCATCGCCGCGGCTCCGACCACCTCGCTCCCGGAGGACGTCGGCGGCGTCCGCAACTGGGATTACCGCTTCCACTGGCTGCGCGACGCCTCCATCTGTTCGCGGGCGCTGGCCCGACTGGGGTACACCGAGGTGGCCCACGCCAACGTCCAGTGGTGGCTCGACCACCTGCGCGAGCACGGCCCCGAGCGCGAGGACATGCTGTTTCGCCCCCTGTACGACCTCGGGGAGGCCGACGGCACCGAGGAGGTCGAACTCGACCACCTCGCGGGCTACCGCGACTCCCGCCCGGTCAGAATCGGGAACGGCGCGCGCGACCAGCGCCAGCTCGACATCTACGGCGAACTGCTGTTGACCGTCGACGAACTCGTCGACCGGGGGGTCGCGCTCACGCCCGAGGAGTGGAGTGCCGTCCACGAGGTCGTCGAACACGTCTGTGCGATGTGGACCGAACCGGACTACGGCATCTGGGAGGTGCGCTCGACGCCCGAGCACTTCGTCCACTCGCAGGTGATGTGCTGGGCGACGGTCGACCGCGGCATCGCCGTCGCGGAGGCCGTCGGCGTGACGCCGCCCGACCACTGGCACGAGACGCGCGCCGCCATCAAGGAGCGAGTGCTCAGCGAGGGGTTCAACGAGGAGCTGAACAGCTTCGTCCGGTCGTTCGAGGCGACGGACGCCCTCGACGCCGCCTGCCTCCGCATCCCGCAGGTCGGGTTCCTCCCCGCCGACGACGAGCGGGTTCAGGGGACCATCGACGCGGTGCTCGACCGACTCGTCGTCGGCGAGGGCCTCGTCCAGCGCTACGAGGGCCCGGACGGCCTCTCCGGCGAGGACCACGCGTTCGTCCTCTGTACGTTCTGGCTGGTCGATGCCCTCGCGCGCGCCGGGCGCGTGGCGGCGGCCCGCGAGACGCTCTCGGCGATTCTCGACCGGTCGTCGTCGCTCGACCTCTTCGCCGAGGAGATCGACCCGCTCTCCGGCGAACACCGCGGGAACTTCCCGCTCGGATTCGCCCACGCCGGCCTCGTCAGCAGCGTCCTCCGCCTGACCGACGCCGACCGAACGCTCGCGGACGCCGAGGCCCACCGGAGCGACGCCGCGACGGACGACTGA
- the acs gene encoding acetate--CoA ligase codes for MEADDPVEPPAAFRDRANVATDVRERFATAWPEAWDAAGDLLDWFEPYDAVLDWDGEGPPFRWFAGGRLNASHECLDRHLAERKNRLALRWEGRLGETRAYTYLDLHREVNAFAAALRELGVEADDVVTLYMPVVPELVVAMLACARLGAPHNVVFAGFSADALTTRMERADSAFLVTCDGYYRRGDAMNQKRRADRARMALDYDLRATVVVERLGGARLGPDQHDYDALVERHAGATVDPVPRDAGDTLFQMYTSGTTGTPKSVAHTTGGYLAHVAWTSRAVLDVKPEDTYWCTADIGWITGHSYVVYGPLALGTTTVLYEGTPDHPERDRVWEIVERNAVDTFYTAPTAIRSFVKWGEQHPEAHDLSSLRLLGTVGEPIDPSAWRWYHEHIGGGECPVVDTWWQTETGAILVSTLPGVDAMKPGSAGPPLPGIDAAVLRPDGSECDPGETGLLAIRSPWPGMPRELAHATDWGRAAAGEEWCYLAGDEAVADEDGYITVLGRADDVINVSGRRVGTAEVESAVVAVEGVAEAAVIGVDHPTRGTAVHAYVSPEVDRAADDSLRESVLAAVEAAIGPLASPEQVVFTPELPKTRSGKIMRRLLEAVANGEEYGDTSALRNPEVVGELEVRREGVSDE; via the coding sequence ATGGAGGCCGACGACCCCGTCGAACCGCCCGCGGCCTTTCGCGACCGGGCGAACGTCGCGACGGACGTCCGCGAGCGTTTCGCGACGGCGTGGCCCGAGGCGTGGGACGCCGCCGGCGACCTGCTCGACTGGTTCGAGCCCTACGACGCGGTCCTCGACTGGGACGGCGAGGGGCCGCCCTTCCGCTGGTTCGCGGGCGGGCGACTCAACGCCAGCCACGAGTGTCTCGACCGACACCTCGCCGAGCGGAAGAACCGCCTCGCGCTCCGCTGGGAGGGGCGACTCGGCGAGACGCGCGCGTACACCTACCTCGACCTCCACCGGGAGGTGAACGCCTTCGCCGCCGCCCTGCGCGAACTGGGCGTCGAGGCCGACGACGTCGTGACGCTGTACATGCCCGTCGTCCCCGAACTCGTCGTGGCGATGCTCGCGTGCGCCCGCCTCGGCGCGCCGCACAACGTCGTCTTCGCCGGCTTCTCGGCGGACGCGCTCACCACCCGGATGGAGCGGGCCGACTCCGCGTTCCTCGTCACCTGCGACGGCTACTACCGCCGGGGAGACGCCATGAACCAGAAGCGCCGGGCCGACCGGGCGCGGATGGCACTCGACTACGACCTGCGGGCGACGGTGGTCGTCGAACGACTTGGCGGGGCGCGCCTCGGTCCCGACCAGCACGACTACGACGCGCTCGTGGAGCGACACGCGGGCGCGACGGTCGACCCGGTCCCCCGCGACGCCGGGGACACCCTCTTCCAGATGTACACCTCCGGAACGACGGGCACGCCGAAGTCCGTCGCCCACACGACGGGCGGCTACCTCGCGCACGTCGCGTGGACGAGTCGGGCGGTGCTGGACGTCAAACCGGAGGACACCTACTGGTGTACCGCGGACATCGGCTGGATTACGGGCCACTCCTACGTCGTCTACGGCCCCCTCGCGCTGGGGACGACGACGGTGCTGTACGAGGGGACCCCCGACCACCCCGAGCGCGACCGGGTGTGGGAGATCGTCGAGCGCAACGCCGTCGACACCTTCTACACCGCGCCGACGGCCATCCGCTCGTTCGTGAAGTGGGGCGAACAGCACCCCGAGGCCCACGACCTCTCCAGCCTCCGCCTCCTCGGGACGGTCGGCGAACCCATCGACCCGAGCGCGTGGCGCTGGTACCACGAGCACATCGGCGGCGGGGAGTGCCCCGTCGTCGACACGTGGTGGCAGACCGAGACGGGGGCCATCCTCGTCTCGACGCTCCCCGGCGTCGACGCGATGAAACCGGGGAGTGCGGGGCCGCCCCTCCCGGGTATCGACGCCGCCGTCCTCCGTCCGGACGGCTCCGAGTGCGACCCCGGCGAGACGGGTCTGCTCGCCATCCGGTCGCCGTGGCCGGGGATGCCACGCGAACTCGCCCACGCGACCGACTGGGGGCGGGCCGCCGCGGGCGAGGAGTGGTGCTACCTCGCGGGCGACGAGGCCGTCGCCGACGAGGACGGCTACATCACCGTCCTCGGGCGGGCCGACGACGTCATCAACGTCTCCGGGCGGCGCGTCGGCACCGCCGAGGTGGAGAGCGCCGTCGTCGCCGTCGAGGGCGTCGCGGAGGCGGCGGTCATCGGCGTCGACCACCCCACCCGCGGCACCGCCGTCCACGCCTACGTCAGCCCCGAGGTCGACCGGGCGGCGGACGACTCCCTCCGCGAGTCGGTCCTCGCGGCCGTCGAGGCGGCCATCGGCCCGCTGGCGAGTCCCGAGCAGGTCGTCTTCACGCCCGAACTGCCCAAGACGCGGTCGGGCAAGATCATGCGCCGACTGCTGGAGGCCGTCGCCAACGGCGAGGAGTACGGCGACACGAGCGCCCTGCGCAACCCCGAGGTGGTCGGCGAACTCGAGGTCCGCCGCGAGGGCGTTTCGGACGAATAG
- a CDS encoding bacterio-opsin activator domain-containing protein, whose amino-acid sequence MTDLAAFLCAGGYDRLRRATGTHRSDLVVRLCGEAGLRPSEVVSVRPDDVVTDGDARFLRLDDREAFLPAGVAHDLRKFAESVGDGPLVDVSERRVQMLVREAGDRAADRTSDARFREVSTRDLRAAHARRLLHDGVPPQVVLRVTAYDRLAALNGHLPTPDRERVAAALTGGEATPDDPPARLRRTVSVAADVGEALAAATTAADIRETVCTRLAGTDGYRFAWVAEATGDGLVAAARAGVGGDAVERTLADPDDLVAAALDDREVRSGTTENGTLVAIPLVGGETTRGVLGIGVAPEAVEGAELDLLGALGAQVGHALAAVERKRRLLADTTTELTFAVGRETAPLPSLAAALECTAELVGVVPSEEGLLCYVAVGGVTPDAALDYLGGTDAVADARFVGDDESGVLLEVTLRNSPARTLADAEGRVRTYEADDRGGRLVGEVSTDVDVRRVVERVTDAFPEITLEAKRDVDRAGRTDTRVRETLTDELTERQAAALRSAYFGGYFEWPRDSTAEELADSLGVSSPTLHNHLRTAQQKLFRALLDDT is encoded by the coding sequence ATGACCGACCTCGCGGCGTTCCTCTGTGCGGGCGGGTACGACCGCCTCCGGCGGGCCACGGGGACCCACCGGAGCGACCTCGTCGTCCGCCTCTGCGGGGAGGCCGGACTGCGCCCGAGCGAGGTCGTATCGGTGCGACCCGACGACGTCGTCACCGACGGCGACGCCCGCTTCCTCCGCCTCGACGACCGCGAGGCGTTCCTCCCCGCGGGCGTGGCCCACGACCTCCGGAAGTTCGCCGAGTCGGTCGGCGACGGCCCCCTCGTCGACGTCTCCGAGCGTCGCGTCCAGATGCTCGTCCGCGAGGCGGGCGACCGGGCCGCCGACCGGACCAGCGACGCCCGCTTTCGCGAGGTGTCGACGCGCGATCTGCGGGCCGCCCACGCCCGCCGCCTCCTCCACGACGGCGTCCCCCCGCAGGTAGTGCTCCGGGTGACGGCCTACGACCGACTGGCCGCTCTCAACGGCCACCTCCCGACGCCGGACCGCGAACGGGTCGCCGCCGCCCTGACAGGCGGGGAGGCGACGCCCGACGACCCGCCCGCCCGCCTCCGCCGGACGGTGAGCGTCGCGGCGGACGTGGGGGAGGCGCTGGCGGCGGCCACCACCGCCGCGGACATCCGCGAGACGGTCTGCACCCGACTCGCGGGGACCGACGGCTACCGATTCGCGTGGGTGGCGGAGGCGACCGGCGACGGCCTCGTCGCCGCCGCTCGCGCCGGTGTCGGGGGCGACGCGGTCGAGCGGACGCTGGCGGACCCCGACGACCTCGTCGCCGCCGCCCTCGACGACCGGGAGGTGCGCTCCGGCACCACCGAGAACGGGACGCTCGTCGCCATCCCTCTCGTCGGCGGGGAGACGACCCGCGGGGTCCTCGGTATCGGCGTCGCACCCGAGGCGGTGGAGGGGGCCGAACTGGACCTGCTGGGGGCGCTCGGCGCGCAGGTGGGCCACGCGCTGGCCGCCGTCGAGCGCAAACGACGACTGCTCGCCGACACGACGACGGAACTGACGTTCGCGGTCGGACGTGAGACGGCCCCGCTCCCGTCGCTGGCGGCGGCGCTGGAGTGCACCGCCGAACTGGTCGGCGTCGTCCCGTCCGAGGAGGGTCTGCTGTGTTACGTCGCCGTCGGCGGTGTCACCCCCGACGCGGCCCTCGACTACCTGGGCGGGACGGACGCCGTCGCGGACGCCCGGTTCGTCGGCGACGACGAGTCCGGCGTCCTCCTCGAGGTGACACTCCGGAACTCCCCGGCACGGACGCTCGCCGACGCCGAGGGGCGCGTCAGGACCTACGAGGCCGACGACCGGGGCGGGCGACTGGTCGGGGAGGTGTCGACGGACGTCGACGTCCGCCGGGTCGTCGAGCGCGTCACCGACGCGTTCCCCGAAATCACGCTGGAGGCGAAACGGGACGTCGACCGGGCCGGGCGGACCGACACGCGGGTCCGGGAGACGCTGACCGACGAGTTGACCGAGCGACAGGCGGCGGCGCTCCGGTCGGCGTACTTCGGGGGGTACTTCGAGTGGCCGCGGGACTCGACGGCCGAGGAACTGGCTGACTCGCTCGGCGTCTCCTCGCCGACGCTCCACAACCACCTGCGGACCGCCCAGCAGAAACTGTTCCGCGCGCTCCTCGACGACACCTAA
- the acs gene encoding acetate--CoA ligase: protein MSEEEVELEARLAEQDEFEPPASFVEQANVSDPGLYEEFGENWPECWEHAADLLEWSDGYDQVLDDSNPPFYEWFTGGELNASANCVDRHLDERGDEVAIEWVGELGETRTYTYEDLHEEVNAFAASLRDLGVEEDDVVTMYMPMVPELPIAMLACARIGAPHSVVFAGFSADALATRMNGADSEFLVTCDGYYRRGEPLEHKSKSDEGVSGVDHDVTSVVVDRLGDDYDHPTIEGDHDYDSLVADHAGETVEPVPRDAEDMLFLMYTSGTTGQPKGVKHTTGGYLSWAAWTSQAVLDVKPEDTYWCSADIGWITGHSYIVYGPLALGTTTVMYEGTPDYPDKDRLWEIIDDYDVTQLYTAPTAIRSFMKWGKEYPEKHDLSSLRLLGTVGEPINPRAWKWYYKHIGGEDCPVVDTWWQTETGGMMVTTLPGVGNMKPGSAGPPLPGLDVQIVDTKGEQVEAGRAGYLTVQKPWPGMLRTLYKNDERFIEEYWAEYSDTDSDDPDDWVYFPEDGAKIDDDGYITVLGRVDDVINVSGHRLGTMEIESAIVGVEGVAEAAVVGGTHDIKGEAVYAYVITEDGYEGDDDMRERIVAGVEDAIGPIARPEQVVFTEELPKTRSGKIMRRLLEDIANGEELGNTSTLRNPDVVTEIERKVKGD, encoded by the coding sequence ATGTCGGAGGAGGAAGTAGAACTGGAAGCGCGACTGGCCGAACAGGACGAGTTCGAGCCACCTGCGTCGTTCGTCGAACAGGCGAACGTCTCTGACCCCGGACTCTACGAGGAGTTCGGGGAGAACTGGCCGGAGTGCTGGGAACACGCCGCGGACCTGCTGGAGTGGTCCGACGGCTACGACCAGGTGCTCGACGACTCGAACCCGCCGTTCTACGAGTGGTTCACGGGCGGCGAACTGAACGCCTCGGCGAACTGCGTCGACCGCCACCTCGACGAACGCGGCGACGAGGTCGCAATCGAGTGGGTCGGCGAACTGGGCGAGACACGGACGTACACCTACGAGGACCTCCACGAGGAGGTCAACGCGTTCGCCGCGTCGCTCCGTGACCTCGGCGTCGAGGAGGACGACGTCGTCACGATGTACATGCCGATGGTGCCGGAACTCCCCATCGCCATGCTCGCGTGCGCCCGCATCGGCGCGCCCCACTCGGTGGTGTTCGCGGGCTTCTCGGCGGACGCACTCGCCACGCGGATGAACGGCGCGGACTCGGAGTTCCTCGTCACCTGCGACGGCTACTACCGCCGCGGGGAACCCCTCGAACACAAGTCCAAGAGCGACGAGGGCGTCTCCGGCGTCGACCACGACGTGACGAGCGTCGTCGTGGACCGCCTCGGCGACGACTACGACCACCCGACCATCGAGGGCGACCACGACTACGACTCGCTGGTGGCCGACCACGCCGGCGAGACGGTCGAACCGGTACCCAGAGACGCGGAGGACATGCTGTTTCTCATGTACACCTCGGGGACCACCGGCCAGCCCAAGGGTGTCAAACACACCACCGGAGGGTACCTCTCGTGGGCCGCGTGGACGAGTCAGGCGGTGCTCGACGTCAAGCCCGAGGACACCTACTGGTGTTCGGCCGACATCGGCTGGATTACCGGGCACTCCTACATCGTCTACGGGCCGCTGGCGCTCGGCACCACGACGGTCATGTACGAGGGGACGCCGGACTACCCCGACAAGGACCGCCTCTGGGAGATTATCGACGACTACGACGTCACCCAGTTGTACACCGCGCCGACGGCCATCCGGTCGTTCATGAAGTGGGGCAAGGAGTACCCCGAGAAACACGACCTGTCCTCGCTCCGCCTACTGGGCACCGTCGGCGAACCCATCAACCCGCGGGCGTGGAAGTGGTACTACAAGCACATCGGCGGCGAGGACTGCCCCGTCGTCGACACGTGGTGGCAGACCGAGACGGGCGGGATGATGGTCACCACGCTCCCCGGCGTCGGGAACATGAAACCCGGCAGCGCGGGACCGCCCCTGCCCGGCCTCGACGTACAGATAGTGGACACGAAAGGCGAGCAGGTCGAGGCGGGCCGCGCGGGCTACCTCACCGTCCAGAAGCCGTGGCCCGGGATGCTCCGCACGCTGTACAAGAACGACGAGCGGTTCATCGAGGAGTACTGGGCGGAGTACTCCGACACCGACTCGGACGACCCGGACGACTGGGTCTACTTCCCGGAGGACGGCGCGAAGATAGACGACGACGGCTACATCACCGTCCTCGGGCGGGTCGACGACGTCATCAACGTCTCCGGCCACCGACTGGGGACGATGGAGATCGAGAGCGCCATCGTCGGCGTCGAGGGCGTCGCGGAGGCCGCCGTCGTCGGCGGGACACACGACATCAAGGGCGAGGCGGTGTACGCCTACGTCATCACCGAGGACGGTTACGAGGGCGACGACGACATGCGCGAGCGAATCGTCGCGGGCGTCGAGGACGCAATCGGTCCCATCGCCCGCCCCGAACAGGTGGTGTTCACCGAGGAACTCCCGAAGACGCGGTCGGGCAAGATCATGCGCCGACTGCTGGAGGACATCGCCAACGGCGAGGAACTCGGCAACACGAGCACGCTGCGTAACCCCGACGTCGTCACCGAAATCGAGCGGAAGGTCAAGGGCGACTGA
- a CDS encoding DUF4212 domain-containing protein gives MTDTDTQRSDEPQVRSDGGRDGSVDYLNSEVNIFKPSTPFMRDHLRVVWAMFAAWALIVFGPVTATYLATDLMTSVTVIGFPLHYLLTAIGAPLGALVLSLVYARKRDALDEKYGVDHSATRQSTEGTPAADGGVEK, from the coding sequence ATGACAGACACAGACACGCAACGGTCCGACGAGCCACAGGTCCGGTCCGACGGCGGGCGGGACGGGTCGGTCGACTACCTGAACAGCGAAGTCAACATCTTCAAACCCAGCACGCCGTTCATGCGCGACCACCTCCGGGTGGTCTGGGCGATGTTCGCCGCGTGGGCGCTCATCGTCTTCGGGCCGGTGACGGCGACGTATCTCGCCACCGACCTCATGACGAGCGTCACCGTCATCGGGTTCCCGCTGCACTACCTGCTGACGGCCATCGGGGCGCCGCTCGGCGCACTCGTCCTCTCGCTGGTGTATGCCCGCAAGCGCGACGCCCTCGACGAGAAGTACGGCGTCGACCACTCGGCTACCCGGCAGTCCACCGAGGGGACACCCGCCGCCGACGGGGGTGTCGAGAAATGA
- a CDS encoding VC_2705 family sodium/solute symporter, with product MTATAALAPAQLLPDALNASFKLVPSIMVTAMLALFLAIGYVFRVADTEGLWVAGRSIGNLENGMAIGANWMSAASYLGMAALIALSGYYGLAFVVGWSTGYFILLIFLAAQMRRFGKYTAPDFVGDRFNSDTARAIAALTTILIGFVYSVGQARGMGLVGIYVFGGDYTTMVILMMAITVGYLALSGMLGATKNMAVQYVILIVAFLAGLYVVGYVGGYSTVLPQIEYGAMLDQLSSEFTEPFISGGFYLWLATAFSLIVGTCGLPHVLVRFYTVESERTARWSTVWGLFFICLLYLSAPAFAAFGTDLYAQAIGDPYGTPGMTGAEGDVIVVLAAQLANLPEWFVGLVAAGGIAAAIATTAGLFIAASSAAAHDIYTSIINPEATQRQQLLVGRATIVVLGALVTVTALDPPALVGELVAYAFSLAGLVLFPMFFLGLWWENTNRQGALAGMTTGLFIWFAAITNQVLPAYIGALDAMTGESGAIVPVFADVFPAIGAALAGTPIVFAVTIAVSLATDEPPERIKRIVRQCHSPEPMGQQQSAEEVVANKTGESGTTADD from the coding sequence ATGACGGCGACGGCGGCGCTCGCACCCGCACAGCTCCTGCCGGACGCGCTGAACGCCTCGTTCAAGCTCGTCCCCTCGATAATGGTGACGGCGATGCTCGCGCTGTTCCTCGCCATCGGCTACGTGTTCCGCGTGGCCGACACCGAGGGCCTGTGGGTCGCCGGCCGCTCCATCGGGAACCTCGAGAACGGGATGGCCATCGGCGCCAACTGGATGTCCGCCGCCTCCTACCTCGGGATGGCCGCGCTCATCGCCCTCTCGGGGTACTACGGGCTGGCGTTCGTCGTCGGCTGGTCGACGGGCTACTTCATCCTGCTCATCTTCCTCGCCGCCCAGATGCGCCGATTCGGGAAGTACACCGCGCCGGACTTCGTCGGCGACCGCTTCAACTCCGACACCGCGCGCGCCATCGCGGCGCTGACCACCATCCTCATCGGCTTCGTCTACTCCGTCGGGCAGGCCCGCGGGATGGGGCTGGTCGGCATCTACGTCTTCGGCGGTGACTACACCACCATGGTCATCCTGATGATGGCCATCACGGTCGGCTATCTCGCCCTGTCGGGGATGCTCGGCGCGACGAAGAACATGGCCGTCCAGTACGTCATCCTCATCGTCGCGTTCCTCGCCGGCCTCTACGTCGTCGGCTACGTCGGGGGCTACTCGACGGTGCTCCCGCAGATAGAGTACGGCGCGATGCTCGACCAGTTGAGCAGCGAGTTCACGGAGCCGTTCATCAGCGGCGGGTTCTACCTCTGGCTGGCGACGGCGTTCTCGCTCATCGTCGGGACCTGCGGCCTGCCGCACGTCCTCGTGCGCTTCTACACCGTCGAGTCCGAGCGGACCGCCCGCTGGTCGACGGTGTGGGGCCTCTTCTTCATCTGCCTGCTCTACCTCTCCGCGCCGGCGTTCGCGGCGTTCGGTACCGACCTCTACGCGCAGGCCATCGGCGACCCCTACGGGACGCCCGGCATGACCGGCGCGGAGGGCGACGTCATCGTCGTCCTCGCGGCGCAGCTGGCGAACCTCCCCGAGTGGTTCGTCGGTCTCGTCGCCGCCGGCGGCATCGCGGCGGCCATCGCGACCACCGCGGGCCTGTTCATCGCCGCCTCCTCGGCCGCGGCCCACGACATCTACACGAGCATCATCAACCCCGAGGCGACCCAGCGCCAGCAGCTGCTGGTCGGCCGTGCCACCATCGTCGTGCTCGGCGCCCTCGTCACCGTGACGGCGCTCGACCCGCCGGCACTCGTCGGCGAACTCGTCGCCTACGCGTTCTCGCTGGCGGGACTCGTCCTGTTCCCGATGTTCTTCCTCGGCCTCTGGTGGGAGAACACCAACCGGCAGGGCGCGCTGGCGGGCATGACCACGGGCCTGTTCATCTGGTTTGCGGCCATCACCAACCAGGTGCTCCCCGCCTACATCGGCGCGCTCGACGCCATGACCGGCGAGAGCGGGGCCATCGTCCCCGTCTTCGCGGACGTGTTCCCGGCCATCGGGGCCGCGCTCGCGGGCACGCCCATCGTCTTCGCGGTCACCATCGCCGTCTCGCTGGCCACCGACGAACCGCCGGAACGCATCAAGCGCATCGTCCGGCAGTGTCACAGCCCCGAACCGATGGGACAACAGCAGTCCGCCGAGGAGGTCGTCGCCAACAAGACCGGCGAGAGCGGAACCACCGCCGACGACTGA
- a CDS encoding universal stress protein produces the protein MYERILVPTDGSKTAEVAIDHALDLAERYGAEVHALYVVDTDAMNLSLGTEQVDRLRSGKFGEMTEVRERAEAATAAVADRARERGIDVVEYQTGGRPHDAIADYAEDEAIDLIVMGSHGHSGVRRALLGSVTERVLRTTHRPVLVVDEHGEGQPR, from the coding sequence ATGTACGAACGCATCCTCGTTCCCACGGACGGTAGCAAGACCGCCGAGGTCGCCATCGACCACGCGCTCGACCTCGCGGAGCGCTACGGCGCCGAGGTCCACGCGCTGTACGTCGTCGACACCGACGCGATGAACCTCAGCCTCGGCACCGAACAGGTCGACCGCCTCCGCAGCGGCAAGTTCGGCGAGATGACCGAGGTGCGAGAGCGCGCCGAAGCGGCGACGGCGGCCGTCGCGGACCGGGCGCGCGAGCGCGGCATCGACGTCGTCGAGTACCAGACCGGCGGCCGGCCACACGACGCCATCGCCGACTACGCCGAGGACGAGGCCATCGACCTCATCGTGATGGGCAGTCACGGCCACTCGGGCGTCAGACGGGCGTTGCTCGGGAGCGTCACCGAACGCGTCCTGCGCACGACCCACCGGCCGGTGCTCGTCGTGGACGAACACGGCGAGGGGCAGCCGAGATGA